The window TCGTACATGTTATAAAACGTAATTGAAGTTACCAGTGTTATGGAGGGCCCCGTGTTAATTATGAAAATTATGCATATTGCAGAAGTGGATTTCACTCTTCAAAAATGTCCAAGAAACACGAGGTATCAGAATAGCTCACACTGTGTTTTAACTAACGCTTCCCGAGAGCATCGTTTGTACAGGGCGCGAGGCTGATGGCCGGACCCTGAGCCACGCTGCTGGGTTTGAATGAGAGATCTGCCCTTTATTAGCTGAGCAACTTTGAGCAGGTTACTTTACCTGTtactgttttctcatctttaaatcgAGTTGTTGTATGATTTAATGAGTTCTCTGAATATTCTGTGACTTACGGTATTCACTCGTTTCATATTCGCAGTCTCCCAGGATGTCACGCCCCCATTTTCCTGATGCtcaaactgaggtacagagagacGAAATGACTTCCTCAAGTCAACCCAACATGACCAGGATCAAGTTCAGGCAGCCCACACTACATCCAGTTGCTGCCTGAACTTGGTGTGTTCCTTCAGTTTCAGTTGACAGACACTGATTTTATTCCTCTGTGGACCAAGTTCTTTGCGTGGTGCAGGAATAAAGCAGGAAAGCAGGCAGATCCTGTCCTCCCGGGGCTTGCAGTCTCGTTCAGGTAGTTCATAGTTGGGCTGCAGGGTCTGAATCCGGCTAAAACTTCTGCAAAATGAgtactggtctttttttttttttcctttggaaagaGAGTCTGTGACTCTCAAGTTCTCTAATGGGTCTGTGATCCAGACATATGAAGAAACATTTTATCAGAAGAGTTAGTGTTAGCATAATGTCTGACACATTGTGTGAGcttaaaataaagccaaaaaactGGTTGAATGAATGACAAACTTACAGGAGTAGAGTGCTAGTTTAGGGTCATGAGCAGGTTGCTATGgaggagcacacacacacacacaggtcaccTGCCTAGGAGTGCCTCTTAGATTCACCAATGTCAGCCAGGTGAAGGGTAGGGAGACAGTTCATTGGAACAGTTACCACTCTTCCCTCCTGTAGGATAAGGCAGTTATAACACATGAATAGCAGCAGCTATGACAAGTGGCACAGAGGAGCCATCTGTGGTTCCATGAAAGCCTACAATGGGAACAGGAGACTTCATCTATTCATGAAGGTCAGGGAAGTTTCCTTGAGAAAGTGATACTTAACCTAGGAGTTAGGGCCTTTGGAGCATGGGGAAGAGCCCTCAGTCATCAAAGACCCTGTGGTGGGAACAGGTAGAGCTCCAGGGACTGAAAGGAAAGGTGTGGTTGGATAAGATAGGGGCGAGGGGGAAATTTGGGTGGCAAGAGCTCAGACGAAAAGGCATTATAGGCCATGGtgaggcatttttattttatgtctatCCCAGAGTGCCACTGAAAAGTTTATTGCAGGCAGGTGACAAGCTCACATTTTGGGAAGAAGCTGAAGATAAGCCCAAGTGGATTAACTGGAGCCCCAGACAGGGACAGGGCTCTCTGGGGAAAAACTAACATAAGAAGAGGAGAGGGTCTAGAACCAGTTCCTGAAGATAAGCTTGAAAAGGAGACAGATGAAGGGAGGTCAGATGtgtggggaggaaggggtggaaCTGGGAGAGTGGAAAGTCCTGAAAGTCAAGGAAGAGTATTTCAGGGAGAAAGTGGTCAACTGTGCTGAAAACTACAGAGTTCAAGATACAGGAACTAAAGGTACTCATTGGCAGGACTCTAACGTCCCAGttttaaaaccccaaagttgccagatTGAGTGTGATCTCATCTGGCTTCAGAGAGCTTGAGGCATGggatagacatgatcccatgattgctggcttgagcccaaaggtcgctggcttgaagtccaaggtcgctggcctgaactCGTCAatgacttcagcaaggggtcgCCGACtaggctggaaccccctggtcaaggcacgtatgaaaagcagtGGACAACTAAAAGTGCTACAattataaattgatgtttctaatctccctttctgtctttgtctttataaaaaataaataaaataaagtaaaggtACTCTTTGGCTAGTCACATGGAAGTTGCCTTTATTGgaagttatacagtgtgtccgtaaagtcatggtgcacttttgacccgtcacaggacagcaacaaaagacgatagaaatgtgaaatctgcaccaaataaaaggaaacctctcccagtttcatacctattcagtgcagtttgatgtgggctcatgcacagattttttagggctccttaggtagctatcccgtatagcctctacagactcatcactgactgatggcctaccagaacaaggtttctccaccaaaatgccggtttccttcaactgcttatcccaccaagtaatgttattcctatgtggtggcgcttcgttataaaggcaccaatattcacgttgcactttggtcacggattcaagtttagagagccacagaacacactgaactttcctctgtaccgtccacatctccactggcatggacgttggctgctctgctgtatacacggtgttacattatcatctgcgcatgctgccacatcatcctacagaaactgggaaggttttccttttatttggtgcagatttcacatttctatcatttctatcgtcttttgttgctttcctgtgaccggtcaaaagtgcaccatgactttacggacacactgtataagaagcagaggagaaatggagagaaaaaagaacctgTGAGAATTAACCGAGAGGAAGAGAAAACTAGGGTTTTTAGCTGGAgtggaagtgagaggaggagccaTTGAGGTGAGCGTGAGAGCCTCAAAGAGGAGACTTTAACTGAAGGAGTGAATATGTGAGAAAGACAGGCTCTAGATATCTCGGGCCAGATGGGTTGGGATCAGCACTGGAGTCACGATTACCCTGGACAATGAAAGGTGTAAGTGCAGGGAAGGGGAAATAGCAGATGGGTTATGTTTGGTGTGATGAGTTGCTCTCCTTTCTTTgtagagggagaagaaagggcaCTGGTTAAGCGTGAAAGAGGGAACGGGGTTGGGAAGAAACTAGAGGTCTGACTTGAGAAAATTTGACAAACTTGGTTGTTTTAGGATGGTCTGGCTGAGCCAGAAATTAGCCTCCTGGCTCATTCAGGGAATCGCAAATAGTAGAAGAGTAAGGATGGAGGCTAGTTAGACACAAAAGTTACATTTTACTGTATAATAAAGGAAGCATCACAAATCATGAAAAAAGATTGTTCAAAAATggtgcttgggccctggccggttggctcagtggtagagcatcagcctggggtgtggatgtctcaggttcaattcctagtcagggcacaggaaaagcaactacctacttctccactccctctctctccctttcttctctctctcttcctctcctgcagccatggcttgattggttccagcattatcagcccaggcactgaggatggctccatggagcctctgcctcaggcactaaaaatagctctgttgcacacatggccccagatggatagagcatcggtccctCATggcggttgccaggtggatcccggtcagggcgcatgttgGGGTCTGTtctgctatctcccctcctttcacttggaaaagaagaaaaaaaatggtgcttGAAGATAAACTGATTAAAAAAACATTCTTAGTTCACAACCAGAAATTTCAAATGAATCAAAGGAGCTAACCTTTAAAATTcaagcaaaaatataaagaatatggGTGAATTTTTATCTGATCTTCTGGTACTTAAAGCAGTAGGAATCataaaggaaagggaaaatgCCCTGACCCATTGACCACTTAAACCACTTTTCCCTGACTCATGCTATATTATGACACTTgaaggcactgtgctaaatgaaataagccagacacaacaggacaaatattgcatgattccacttatatgaagaaaaggcaaattcatagagacagcaAGTAGAATAGAAATTACCAGGGGCTGAGAGGAGAAAGGAGTGTGGAATTGTTTAATGAGTGCAGAGTTTGTGTTTGGAATGATAAAATAGTTCTGGAAATAGTGTTAGTGgctgtacaacattgtgaatttacttaatgccactgaTAAAAAAGGTTCAAGACAGGAATAATTAATCCACAAAAGGCAATAAAGAtggttaaaataatttattaagaaaagctcagccttgcttgaccaggcggtggtgcagtggatagtgtcggactgggacgtggaggacccaggttcaaagccctgaggtcgcaggcctgagcaagggctcaccggcttgagcacgggatcatagacatgaccccatggttgctggcttgagcaaggggtcactcactctgctttagccccccagtcaaggcacatatgagaaagcaatcaatgaacaactaaggtgcctcaatgaagaattgatgcttctcatctctctcccttcctgtctgtctgttcctatctgtccttctctctgactctttgtcaaaacaaaaaaacctcagccTCACTAATAAAATGAAGTGAATTACTGAGGTATTCATTTTCACATATCAAAATTATAAGTGATGAGAGAAACACTCATACTGCTTGTGAGAATGTCATTTGAGAGAGTTTTTCTAGGTAATGAATGAACAACTTCACACATTTCCTCTTTAGTAATTCTCCTAAAATTCAAcctaaaggaagaaaatatgaaatgtgGACATTCAGTATATAGCAAAAAATCACAAGTAGTCCCACTGCTCAATACTaggaaataaattacaaaattatagtATATCTATCCCATATATTACGtactcattttaaatatttagagcaTTTTTGATGCCTAGGTTAGATACAGTgggtaaaagaataaattatatacGCAGAGGTGGGCAAGTTTTGAGttcacaaaacagagtttattcttgtattattatttattgtattattaataCAACTATaattttgcctacccctgtatagATTGCAGAGGAGCCACAACATTTATACTTTTCACCTTTGTAATCCACAGTATTTGTTCATCAGAGAGAGTGAGATAGAACCAGACAGACAGCTTTAATTGTTCCAACAGCTCACTTGAGTACGTGATAGTTCACCCTGGAGTAAGCAGGAAATTGGAGACAGCCTGCTTTTCCGTTAGCCTCACTGTGCAAGAGCATCATGCTGTGGTCAGTGTAGTTCTAATATTTAATCTGTCATTTTTTTAACCCCCAGAGTAAGCCAACTGCTTCATCTGGTGCTTAGCCAAACACTGGGACCTGATCCCGCCCCAGAGGAACCTTGGCTACACCAGACTTAGCGGAAGACGGGTATGTTGGTATTCAGAGTGGTGCTTAAGAGATTTTCAAGGAAAACTTTCACTTTATAGGCTGAGTTTAGAACCTAACGCTCATGTGTAAGGcaaatttatgtatttaaacaTTATAATGAAGGGTGCAAGAAGTACAGAAAAACTAAACTTATATGTCAAAATATGAAGTTGTCTATAGGTGATGGGATTATGAAAGACTTTCCACTTCCTTATTCCTTTCAGAATTTGGCAGATCCTTTATAGTGATAGTGTATTACTTTTATAAGCAGTGATTTTGCTTATGAGTATTTAAAACACAATTTTCAGTTATTCTTTGTAAAGAATGTACTTCtgtctaaaatataatttaaagtcatatTATTGCGAGAATTTTAGCTCCAGATGTTTCCTAGTAATGAttccatttattgagtacttattatgtACCAGGCCCTGTACAGAGTGCTTGGCATGCACTTTAACCATCGCAGTATTCCTGTAAAGTGCACCTGCTGTTGTCTCTattttacagctagtgctcggtATAATGAATACATATTGAACATTTACTGCGAGGCTCAGTTCTAATTATTACTTATTTAATCTGAGgctaagtaactttcccaagatGACCCCATAAATTAGAGTCAGGACAAGGCATGGGCAGTTTGGTTGCAGAACCCACACTCCCTCCAGCATGTGGTACAGATGTGAGGCCCGAGCTTGTGGGGTCCCATGACATGCCTACAATTATTTTGGACATCGTGGGCACTAACTGAACTATTTTACCAAAAGTAAACCAAAGTGAGAACATTGTTACTTGTTATTTTCCCATAGAGAATAATCATTTATTTGGATTACTTAGGACAGGCTTGAAAGTGAAGAGTCCTTGGCATTATGAAGGGCCGGGATTGGAGATGACTTTTCTCGGTTTTCTTTCAAATCTACAAATAGTAAGGGAAGGCTGCTAACGAGCCAAATAGTTGAGTACCACACTTTTGTGGTGGAGCCAAGACACTTCAACTCTCGaatactaaaatttaaaaccacCAAGTAGGCATGTTTGCATTAccagaactataagaaaatcAGGCATCAGGCACAGTGTGGCCATCTCTAGGTAACTAAAGCTGTCAAGTGGGACAGCTGGTTAGACTTGTAAATGTTTGGTCCTCGTGCCACAGCTAATGTGAATTCCACGGCCCTGCTGGGCCAGTCACACGGCATTTCTCTTTGTACCTGGCTAAGATTTCTTTTACTAATGGacttataaaaatgatttttacctAATTCTCATAGAAAAGCAtatatttattaactcattttaaataaaacaaattaaatgacTTCTTTGGGGTAAAAGTTATTCAGCAAAAATATTTACTCTGGATTATAAAGATAACCCCACCTTTCTTAGTAAGTATTTGCTTCAGTAAACATCACcttgaaaatgtaaaacattaaaataaaatgaaagcctgacatgtggtggtgcagtggataagtgttgacctgaaaagctgagatcaccagttcgaaaccctgggcttgcctggtcgaggcacatatgggagttgatgcttcctactcctccccccttctccctctctctcctttctaaaatgaataattagagtcttaaaaaaaaactttttaaaaaataaataaaagcctgtATATGTAGGTAAGTAAATAATATGTTTCctaaagagaaaagggaatttgTGTCAGAAGTAGCATCTATGGCCTGTGAATCTTTGAACTTTTTGTGATTTTGCTACTGAGCTGTAAAATAGTAACTTCACAAGGTTGCTGCAAAGCTCAAGCAGGCAATGTATTAATAAAGTATATGATGTCTAAGTTGTGAAGAGGTATAATTACGTGATAAATTATTTAAGAGGATATAGTTAATATTCCACATGAGTAATTTTCCTAATTTAAATCCACATTATTTCCATGCCTCTGATTTACAGCTCAGATTTGTGTTAGTGTTTGAGAAGTCAGCACCCCTTAATGTTAAAACCAGTGTTTTCTTTCTTACAGGCACCCTGAGCACATTCTGAGTCCCAGGTCAGTGAGGATTAGCCACTGGATTGCAGGCATGTTGTGGAAGTTGCTGATGAGATCCCAGCCTAGCAGGCTGTGTTCTCTCAGAAGGATGGTATCAGCTCCGAAATACAGACCTCTTTTAGCATGCTTCACCTATACAACTACGAATCAGtcagacacagaaaataaaagaacagtgGAAAAGCTCTATAAATTTTCAGTTGACATCAGGAAAATTCGCAGATTAAAAGGATGGATACTTTTGGAGGATGAAACCTATGTTGAAgaaattgcaaatattttacagCAACTAGGTGCCGATGAGACTTCTGTAGCCAGTATTTTGGAACGCTGCCCAGAAGCCATTGTCTGCAGTCCAACTGCTGTTAACACCCAGAGAGAACTCTGGCAGTCCGTCTGCAAAAACAAGGAAGAATTAGTCAAGTTAATAGAACAATTTCCAGAATCTTTCTTTACTATTCAAGACCAGGAAAACCAGAAACTGAATGTTCAGTTCTTTCAAGAGTTGGGACTCAAAAATGTGGTCATTAGCAGATTTTTGACAACTGCAACTAGTGTTTTTCATAATCCTGTTGAGAATAATAAGCAAATGATAAGGCTTCTCCAAGAAAGTTATCTAAATTTAGGTGGCTCTGAGGCCAACATGAAAGTGTGGCTACTAAAGTTATTAAGCCAAAACCCATTTGTTTTGTTAAATTCTTCTGCAGCTATACTGGAAACACTAGAATTTTTCCAGGAGCAAGGTTTCACAAACTTTGAAATTCTCCAACTTCTATCCAAATTGAAAGGGTTTCTTTTTCAACTTGGCCCAAGAAGTATACAGAACAGTATGTCCTTCTCTAAAAATGCTTTCAACTGCACACATCATGACTTGAAGCAACTAGTTTTGCAATGTCCTGCCCTTTTATATTATTCTGTTCCAGTTTTGGAAGAGAGAATTCAGGGATTATTAAAAGAAGGAATTTCCATTGCTCAGATAAGAGAGATGCCAATGGTTCTTGAATTAACACCGCAGATAGTGCAGTACAGGATAAGGAAACTGAATTCCTTAGGCTACAGCATAAAGGGTGGACATCTAGGAAATCTAAATGGAACGAAAAAAGAGTTTGAGGCTAACTTTGGTAAAATTCAGGCCAAAAAAGGAAGGCCATTATTTAACCCTGTGGCCCCATTAAGTGTTGAGTAGCTTGCTGGCTGCTAGTGCTTCTCTCTGGCAGTGCACAGGGAAACCGAGCAGCAAGGGCACGTGATCCAGGCAGTCTGTAGGTACAGTACTAGTACTTTTAAGAACTTACTTAGCTTCTGAGTTGTGTGTAAATTGCCTCTAAGTAAATAATCTCCAACTcatttgctatattttaaaatataaattgtacttattttaaataaagttgatAATTTTGACcttaagctattttttttaatcctatacTACTAAATGGCACATCATTGTGGTATTTTATAAGTGAATAATTTCTAAGAAGCTGATAAGTGTGCTCCCTTAATTCAAAGTAcggatacatttttttcttaaattactaTAGCACATTCCATCTGGGATGCAGATTCAGCCTTCTTGCTCACCACCAGCTCTGAAACATCACTACCATGGTCTGAATTCTATAGCTTAGTGTGAAgtaaaacatcagcaaattttgAACACATGTAGAGAGAGCTGATTTTATGTCCTGGTTGCAGTAAATGAGTATCTTTCAAAACCAAGTATTACTCATTCAAAAAGAACAATTAGAGCTTACCTGTAGGGTCAGCTTGTTTAAAGATGAccatttttttaatctcatgaaatgcttttaaatgtattcattactttccccattttacagatgaggaaactgaagtttagaGGCCATTCAGCTGCCAAGTGACAGCCCAGATTTACAATGATCTGACTTCTTTTCAAACCTTGTGAATAGAAAAAGGATTGCTTAGGAGTTGGCATGAGAAAAGTCACCCCTACCTGACCTGCCAAAAGAGTGAGTACCAACAAATTTAGGAAACTTTTTAATGAAAACTTTCTACATAAAATTgcctaaatttaaaattatctaaTTTATAGACATTTGAAGTAAATGGAGCATTAAAAACTTAACTGAAAATCCAAATCTGACTATAAAAGGGGAAGTGTGTGATGGCTGGTACTGATTTTAGTAGCATTTCAAATTTCTATTACTAAATCTTGTTCCAAGGTAAACATTACACAGGTAAAGACTGGCTCCCTTTCAGCTGTGGGGTTTGAACTTTGTAACAAATACACAACCAAACAATTGACTGTTAGTCAGTGTCTGTGCACTATATGTGCATGGCCTTaaggaaaaaattatgaaaaggaAGGGCATGTCTTCAACAAATGCAAGTAACCCTCTCTCTCCAAATTTGTTCACTTCCTTAGGAAAAGTGAAAGATATCTCTCTGCAACACCAAGTGCCAGGCACACTGTGCTTTGCAGCCCTAAGAGTTTGGTACCATTGTTTATTgttctacagatgaggagactcaggcacagagaggtttagTTCCTTACCCAGAGTCACATGAGAATGTTTGTTCAAGAGTGACAGTCAGTACAGTGGGGGCTGGGAAAGGGGTACAAGTTAAAATGAGCATTACAGGTCCATCTAAGCAGCAGAATGTCATTCTAAGAGTGATGTGATACCCTTGGAGAAACTTGAATTTGCTTGTTGTCCTGACATAATTATTAGTGGTGATCTCTGTCAACTGTCTCAGCTTGAAATACATTATACATAATATAGTCACCTTTCAGATGTCAGTTATCTGAGCACAGATGTCAAAGAGGCAAATGGCAAAGTCTGGAGTTGTGAAAAGTCAGGACTCGAGATAGCTACCGAGGGGTCATCTGCATATCTACGAAATGTAAAGCTATGACTCTCAATGAGCTCACCCAGAAACAAAGTACAGACTTGTCGTGGCTGGCCAATCTGGGAAAGGGTTGACCAGAGGAAGAAATCTGCCAAGAAAAGAGGGTGTGGttaataatattgaatgccaTGGAGATGCCAACTAAGGTACAGATTAGTGACTAATGGATTTGTCAAACAGGAAATCATTAGTTGGCTGTATCAGGAATGGTTCTGGATGGCTGAGAAAGTTAAGAAGGCAACTGGCGTGGGTTGAGGGAATAGagaaagaagttaaaatttttcaagaaatttggctgcaaaatttttcttttaagcaaaTACTAAGACATGCTTACACACGGATGGGTATGACCTGAGAGATGGATGACAGAAAACTGCAGGATTATATCCTTGAGAAGTAAAGGCAGGCAGTCTTTGGGTAAGAGCAGAGATACTAGTACTGGTCCATGGAAAGTGGGAACAGGTGCAGGCAGGTTGATGGAGTCGGTGGTGTGAGAGGCAGGAGTTGCTGTTGTTGCCTCTTTCTGCAGAGGACAGTGGAATGGGAGGAGGGGAGTATAGCAGGAGGGTTGGGAGGAGGAGGTATGAAATAATCATTTCCAGGAGTAGTAGGTAAGTGAATATACAAGAGGATATATAACAAAGTCTGGCAGAA is drawn from Saccopteryx leptura isolate mSacLep1 chromosome 1, mSacLep1_pri_phased_curated, whole genome shotgun sequence and contains these coding sequences:
- the MTERF2 gene encoding transcription termination factor 2, mitochondrial codes for the protein MLWKLLMRSQPSRLCSLRRMVSAPKYRPLLACFTYTTTNQSDTENKRTVEKLYKFSVDIRKIRRLKGWILLEDETYVEEIANILQQLGADETSVASILERCPEAIVCSPTAVNTQRELWQSVCKNKEELVKLIEQFPESFFTIQDQENQKLNVQFFQELGLKNVVISRFLTTATSVFHNPVENNKQMIRLLQESYLNLGGSEANMKVWLLKLLSQNPFVLLNSSAAILETLEFFQEQGFTNFEILQLLSKLKGFLFQLGPRSIQNSMSFSKNAFNCTHHDLKQLVLQCPALLYYSVPVLEERIQGLLKEGISIAQIREMPMVLELTPQIVQYRIRKLNSLGYSIKGGHLGNLNGTKKEFEANFGKIQAKKGRPLFNPVAPLSVE